A genomic window from Limisphaerales bacterium includes:
- a CDS encoding arylsulfatase: MKTLFAALFLISQCVTPSAHAAGKPNVIYILADDLGYGDLSCYGQKKFKTPHIDRLAKEGLKFTAHYSGNTVCTPSRAVLMTGQHSGHCYVRGNVGNENEAALDAKMTVLPEVFKAAGYRTGAFGKWGLGHTHIPGASNPLSHGFDEYYGWKSQVIAHTYYPTTAVHNGKEVSLKKGTYIHTPLMEHARDFIRRSAAAKEPFFCYIPTAIPHAAMHAPKELHEKWRKVFPQFDKKIGKYGAGGEPCPDVVNPIAGFAAMMEHLDNEVGAVLALLAELGIDDNTLVMFASDNGAHLEGGHDPKFWNSTGNLRGHKRDMHEGGIRTPMLARWPGVITPGTTTHLSGFQDILPTMCELIGQPVPKQNDGISFVPTLRGASKKQAKHDYLYFEFCTGASKIRSQALRTGNWKAYRPVGKPLELFNLATDPYEKNDLAKSNPDRAAQISALMNEAHVPVKPRE; the protein is encoded by the coding sequence ATGAAAACTCTATTTGCTGCGCTCTTTTTGATTTCGCAATGTGTCACGCCTTCTGCTCACGCGGCGGGGAAGCCCAATGTCATTTACATTCTTGCTGATGATTTGGGTTACGGGGATTTGTCGTGTTACGGGCAGAAGAAATTTAAGACGCCGCACATCGATCGGCTCGCGAAGGAGGGCTTGAAGTTTACGGCGCATTATTCGGGCAACACCGTTTGCACGCCGAGCCGCGCGGTGTTGATGACCGGCCAGCACTCGGGCCATTGTTATGTGCGCGGCAATGTTGGCAACGAAAACGAAGCGGCGTTGGATGCGAAGATGACGGTGCTGCCGGAGGTGTTCAAGGCGGCAGGTTATCGCACAGGGGCCTTTGGCAAATGGGGCCTCGGCCACACGCATATTCCGGGCGCGAGCAATCCATTGAGCCACGGGTTTGATGAATATTATGGCTGGAAAAGTCAGGTGATCGCCCACACGTATTATCCCACCACCGCGGTGCACAATGGCAAAGAGGTTTCGCTGAAAAAGGGCACGTACATTCACACGCCACTCATGGAGCACGCGCGCGATTTTATTCGGCGCAGCGCGGCGGCAAAGGAACCGTTTTTTTGTTACATCCCCACCGCCATCCCGCACGCGGCAATGCATGCGCCGAAGGAGCTGCATGAAAAATGGCGCAAAGTGTTTCCGCAATTCGATAAGAAGATCGGCAAGTACGGCGCGGGCGGGGAGCCGTGTCCGGATGTGGTGAACCCGATCGCGGGCTTTGCCGCGATGATGGAGCACCTTGATAACGAAGTGGGCGCGGTACTCGCGTTGCTTGCGGAACTGGGCATCGACGACAACACGCTGGTGATGTTCGCCAGCGACAACGGCGCGCACTTGGAAGGCGGGCACGACCCGAAATTCTGGAACTCCACCGGCAACCTGCGCGGGCACAAACGCGACATGCACGAGGGCGGCATTCGCACCCCGATGCTCGCCCGCTGGCCCGGCGTCATTACCCCCGGCACCACCACGCACCTCAGCGGGTTTCAGGATATCCTGCCCACGATGTGCGAGCTCATTGGTCAACCCGTCCCCAAACAAAACGACGGCATTTCATTTGTGCCCACGCTGCGCGGTGCATCGAAGAAACAAGCCAAGCACGATTATCTGTATTTTGAATTCTGCACCGGCGCGAGCAAGATCCGCTCCCAAGCCCTCCGCACCGGCAACTGGAAAGCCTACCGTCCCGTAGGCAAACCACTCGAACTCTTCAACCTCGCCACCGATCCCTACGAAAAAAACGACCTCGCCAAATCCAACCCCGACCGCGCCGCCCAAATATCCGCCCTAATGAATGAAGCCCACGTGCCGGTGAAGCCGCGAGAATAA
- a CDS encoding sulfatase-like hydrolase/transferase, giving the protein MKQLPLLLVAALGLAFAAGADQKLKRPNILYIIVDDQSPFDFKFYNRQSQLDAPVIEQLAAEGMVIDGAYQMGAWVGAVCTASRHMIMSGRTVWHIPDRPFRKPPANPNALDPTRVPPNLVQHTLAAVFNRAGYATMRTCKRGNSFDGANKQFTVVHDATKRGGTAETGSAWHAERVLDYLNTREQAKDADPFLIYFGFSHPHDVRDGTPELLKKYGAVNHRDRDTVPPANAKQPQLPINYLPKHPFPDGHPGLRDEVKVPGVWERRDERTLRNEIGRQFACSEYIDQQIGRVLAKLKAVGELDNTYIVYTADHGMAIGRHGLQGKQNLYEHTWRVPLVVKGPGIKPGSRAQGNVYLLDTLATLCSLAGIQPPATNEGISLEPVLMGRAQTIRETLFGVYSGGTKPGMRSVRRGDWKLIKYDVMDGTVRQTQLFNLKENPHELIREHHALRPFSEPNPAAFNLADNPKFAAKRKEMEALLLQEMKRLHDPYRLWDQPKP; this is encoded by the coding sequence ATGAAACAACTCCCCCTCCTGCTGGTGGCCGCATTGGGCCTGGCCTTCGCGGCCGGCGCTGATCAAAAACTGAAGCGGCCGAATATCCTCTACATCATTGTCGACGATCAGTCGCCGTTTGATTTCAAATTCTACAACCGACAAAGCCAGCTGGATGCGCCGGTCATTGAACAGCTGGCCGCCGAAGGCATGGTGATCGATGGCGCGTATCAAATGGGCGCTTGGGTGGGCGCGGTGTGCACCGCGTCGCGGCATATGATCATGAGCGGCCGCACGGTTTGGCATATTCCCGATCGCCCCTTTCGCAAGCCGCCCGCCAATCCGAATGCGCTCGATCCCACGCGGGTGCCGCCCAATCTCGTGCAACACACCTTGGCCGCCGTGTTTAATCGGGCCGGCTACGCCACCATGCGCACCTGCAAACGCGGTAACAGCTTTGATGGTGCCAATAAACAATTCACCGTGGTGCACGATGCCACCAAGCGCGGCGGCACAGCGGAGACCGGCAGCGCATGGCACGCCGAACGGGTGCTGGATTATTTGAACACCCGCGAACAGGCCAAGGATGCCGATCCGTTTCTGATCTACTTCGGCTTTTCGCATCCGCACGATGTGCGCGACGGCACTCCGGAGTTGTTGAAAAAATACGGCGCGGTCAATCACCGCGACCGCGACACCGTGCCGCCGGCCAATGCGAAGCAACCGCAGTTGCCCATCAATTATCTGCCCAAGCATCCATTCCCCGATGGCCATCCCGGCCTGCGCGATGAGGTCAAAGTGCCCGGCGTGTGGGAACGCCGCGATGAACGCACCCTCCGCAACGAGATTGGCCGGCAGTTTGCCTGCAGCGAATACATCGACCAACAAATCGGCCGCGTCCTCGCCAAGCTCAAGGCGGTGGGCGAGCTGGACAACACCTACATCGTGTACACCGCCGATCACGGCATGGCCATTGGCCGGCACGGTTTGCAGGGGAAACAGAATTTGTACGAGCACACCTGGCGCGTGCCGTTGGTCGTGAAAGGACCGGGCATCAAGCCGGGCAGCCGCGCGCAAGGGAATGTGTACCTGCTCGATACGTTGGCCACGCTGTGCAGCCTTGCGGGCATCCAGCCACCGGCCACCAACGAAGGCATCAGCCTGGAGCCGGTGCTGATGGGGCGCGCGCAGACGATTCGCGAGACACTCTTCGGCGTGTATAGCGGCGGCACCAAGCCGGGCATGCGCAGCGTGCGGCGCGGCGATTGGAAGCTGATCAAGTACGACGTGATGGACGGTACGGTGCGCCAGACGCAGCTGTTTAATCTCAAAGAAAACCCGCATGAGCTCATTCGGGAACACCATGCCCTGCGCCCGTTTTCCGAGCCGAATCCGGCGGCGTTTAATCTGGCGGATAATCCGAAATTCGCCGCCAAACGCAAGGAGATGGAGGCGCTGCTGCTCCAGGAAATGAAGCGCCTGCACGACCCCTACCGTCTGTGGGATCAGCCCAAGCCGTGA
- a CDS encoding sulfatase yields the protein MCRLLFFLVAVCPLWVSAKSIERRPNVLLICVDDLRPELKCFGANYIHSPNIDGLAGRGRAFHRHYVQAPTCGASRYTLLTGRYGPTHNGALFQNFDKIKGTSFPGWFRQHGYTTVSVGKVSHHPGGRGGRDWDEEAKPEMPGAWTRHLLPAGPWQHPRGAMHGLANGEIRKNAKDMDLFQAFDGPDSAYPDGLITDEALKQMDVLAKDSKPFFLAVGIIRPHLPFGTPAQYMKPYANATLPATPHPAKPEGKTTWHGSGEFMKYNRWKRNPNTDAEFALEVRKHYAGCVTYADALVGRLLERLDHLKLRDNTIIVLWGDHGWHLGEHAIWGKHALFEESLHSPLIISVPKMAAAGKSTQAMVETLDIFPTLCELTGLKPPAGLNGQSLMPILADPAAQGHPAFAYKGNAQTIRTDSHRLIAHRDGSLELYDHTTPAGETQNRAKTQPEQAAALLKQLRARLPQ from the coding sequence ATGTGTAGGCTTCTTTTCTTTCTGGTGGCGGTGTGTCCGCTTTGGGTGTCGGCCAAGTCCATTGAGCGTCGGCCAAACGTCCTCTTGATCTGCGTGGATGACTTGCGGCCGGAGCTCAAGTGCTTTGGTGCGAATTACATTCACTCCCCGAACATTGATGGCTTGGCCGGCCGCGGTCGGGCGTTTCATCGGCACTATGTGCAGGCGCCCACCTGCGGAGCCTCGCGCTACACGCTGCTCACGGGACGTTACGGGCCGACGCATAATGGCGCGCTCTTCCAGAATTTTGACAAAATCAAGGGCACGAGTTTTCCCGGTTGGTTTCGCCAACACGGCTACACCACCGTGTCGGTCGGCAAAGTGAGCCATCATCCCGGCGGCCGCGGTGGACGCGATTGGGATGAGGAGGCCAAACCGGAAATGCCCGGCGCCTGGACGCGCCATCTGTTGCCGGCCGGGCCCTGGCAACATCCGCGCGGCGCCATGCACGGGTTGGCCAATGGCGAGATTCGCAAGAACGCCAAGGACATGGATTTGTTTCAAGCATTCGATGGACCGGACTCCGCCTACCCCGATGGCCTGATCACCGATGAGGCTTTGAAGCAAATGGACGTGTTGGCCAAGGACAGCAAACCCTTCTTCTTGGCGGTGGGCATCATCCGTCCGCACCTGCCCTTTGGTACGCCGGCCCAATACATGAAACCGTATGCCAACGCCACGCTCCCCGCCACGCCGCATCCGGCCAAGCCCGAGGGCAAGACCACGTGGCACGGCTCCGGCGAGTTCATGAAATACAACCGCTGGAAGCGCAACCCCAACACCGACGCGGAGTTTGCCCTTGAAGTGCGCAAACATTACGCCGGATGTGTGACTTACGCCGATGCGTTGGTGGGCCGGTTACTGGAACGCTTGGATCACTTGAAACTGCGCGACAACACCATCATCGTGCTTTGGGGCGATCACGGCTGGCACTTGGGCGAACACGCCATTTGGGGCAAGCACGCGCTCTTCGAGGAATCTCTGCATTCGCCGCTCATCATCTCCGTTCCCAAAATGGCCGCCGCCGGCAAGTCCACCCAAGCGATGGTGGAGACCCTTGATATTTTCCCGACCCTCTGCGAACTCACCGGTCTCAAGCCGCCCGCCGGTCTCAACGGCCAATCGCTCATGCCCATCTTGGCCGATCCCGCCGCCCAAGGGCATCCGGCTTTTGCATACAAAGGCAACGCGCAAACCATCCGCACGGATTCGCATCGGCTGATCGCGCATCGGGATGGCTCCCTTGAACTGTACGATCACACCACGCCCGCCGGGGAAACGCAGAACCGAGCCAAGACTCAACCCGAACAAGCCGCGGCATTGCTCAAGCAATTGCGTGCGCGGTTACCCCAATAA